The following are encoded together in the Macadamia integrifolia cultivar HAES 741 chromosome 10, SCU_Mint_v3, whole genome shotgun sequence genome:
- the LOC122092096 gene encoding uncharacterized protein LOC122092096 — MEPYWNPPWDSQSLGFITHGRKGDTTWNVMCACDLDMKFTFVYAGWEGSANDCRVFNEALNNPKFEFPHPPPGKYYVVDSGYPSTTGFLTPFKGQRYHLNDYRNRRPRTTVELFNNRHSSVRNVIERSFGSLKKRFPFSAKCHVFH, encoded by the exons ATGGAGCCATATTGGAATCCTCCTTGGGATAGTCAGA GTCTGGGGTTTATAACACATGGAAGGAAAGGAGATACGACCTGGAATGTTATGTGTGCTTGTGACcttgacatgaaattcacttttgtgtatgctggttgggagggttctgcaaatgattgtcgagtattcaatgaggcattgaataaccctaaatttgaatttcctcatcctccacctG GTAAATATTATGTGGTTGATTCTGGTTATCCATCTACTACTGGGTTCTTGACGCCGTTCAAAGGACAAAGATACCATCTAAATGATTATAGGAATAGACGTCCAAGGACAACAGTAGAGCTATTTAATAATAGACACTCTTCTGTTAGGAATGTCATAGAGCgcagttttggttctttgaagaagcGCTTCCCATTCTCAGCAAAATGCCATGTTTTCCACTGA